The Acinetobacter shaoyimingii DNA segment AGCAGGCAATTCAACCAATACAGCACTCACTTCAGCACTAGGTGGTGTTGTCGGTGCCGCAATTGGTAAACAAATGGGTGGCAATACGGGTGCCATGATTGGTTCTGCTATCGGCGGTGGCGCAGGTGCTGGTGTTGCAGCGAATAAACGTGATCGTAATGGTGCGATTATCGGCGGTGCCTTAGGTGGTGCTGGTGGTTATACTGTAGGACGTAATATGGGTGGAACCAATGGCGGTTATATTGGTTCAGCGATTGGTTCTGCAGGTGGTGCAGTTTTAGGTAAAAAAGTCAGTGAAGATCGTCGCTATGAGGATCGCTACGACCGTCGTGGCAATTACCGTAACAATCGTTATAACAATGGTCGTTATTCTAGCTGGAATCGCTAATTTATCCTTTGCTTTTCATTTAAGCACCTTCGGGTGCTTTTTTTGTTTTTACACCTAACAGCCTCATAGTTTGATTCTGGCTTTTACTTATATCGGTTTTTTTCGATATACAAATATGATTTATGATCGTATGATTTAGACATATTTCTAGCGAGTATGATCATGGGTACATTACAAGAAACCAAATTTTCTGTATTAGAACTTGCCCCAGTGCGAGATGATAAAACCGTCGAGTTTTCTTTAAAGCACGCCTTGGAACTGGCACAACACATTGAAAAGCTAGGCTATGACCGTCTTTGGCTTGCAGAACATCACAACATGGATGGCATTGCCAGCTCTGCGACAGCAGTATTATTGGGTTATCTTTTGGCAAATACTTCCACTTTACGTGTAGGTTCAGGCGGTATTATGTTGCCAAACCATGCGCCACTTGTTGTGGCTGAACAATTTGGAACTTTAGCAACCCTATATCCAAATCGAGTTGAACTCGGTCTGGGGCGTGCCCCTGGCACAGATCAAATGACCATGCGTGCTCTGCGTCGTGGTCGACAAGAAACTGAAGATCAATTTCCACATGATGTGCTTGAAATTTTAAGTTATTTTGATGATGCCAAACCTCAGCAAAGAATTACTGCTACACCAGGCCAAGGTACACACGTTCCTGTTTGGTTATTAGGATCCAGTTTGTTCAGTGCCCAATTGGCGGCAAAATTAGGTCTACCCTATTCTTTTGCATCACATTTTGCACCGCGTATGTTGGGACAAGCCATTCAGCTGTATCGTGAAAATTTCCAACCTTCTGAGTATTTAAAACAACCCTATGTTTCGATGGGTGTACCCACTGTAGTCGCTGAAACTGATGCAGAAGCAGAATACTTAGCGACCAGTGCATACCAGCGTGTACTTGGTTTAATGCGTGGACATAGCCTAAAACTTAAACCACCAGTCGAGAGTATGGAAGGATTATGGAATGCCGCTGAAAAAATGTCAGTCGATAATTTTTATGCCATGGCACAAATCGGCTCCAAAGCCACTGTAAAAGCTGGATTGAAAAGCCTATTAGAGCGATATGAGGTGGATGAATTTATTTTCACCTGTGATATTTATGACACTGAAAAAAGAATTCAAAACTTTGATTTGCTCATGCAAATTAAAAAAGAAATCTAGGCTAAATAAACACGAGCGCCCTCCATCAAATACTTACACCCGAAACATTTAAGTTTCGGGTTTTTTATTGGATTTTTTTGAAAAAATATTTTTTGTTGCACAAGCATGACTGACATGCATAATAGAATTAATAAAAAATTAGAAAAATATCAAAAACCTACAAAGGGATTTATCATGAACCACTTTATCAACAAACCTTCATCTGCCTTTATTGCTGCAAGTTGGGTCGCATTATTGATTGGGGCTTCGGCTTATTTCATTGGTTTATTTAATGCACAAATGCTTTTGAATGAAAAAGGCTATTATCTGGTGATTATCCTTTACGGCTTATTTTCAGCTGTATCACTGCAAAAAGTGGTCCGAGACCGTTTAGAAGGCTTGGCTGTCACACAAATTTATTATGGATTATGTTGGGCATCCAGCGTGATTTGTGTGGTTTTGCTGGCGATTGGTCTTTGGAATGCAACACTAACTTTAAGTGAAAAAGGCTTCTATATGATGGCTTTTTTACTCAGTTTGTTTGGTGCAGTCGCTGTACAGAAGAATATTCGTGATTTGGAATATTATCGCAAATTCAATCAACCACCAGAATTAGGCAATTATAATTTTAAATCTTTAGCTGATGATTCGAATGCTTCTGATAAAGAAGAAACATAATATTTTCTGCTCCGACATGACAACAGATCTATTCCATGAATAGCTGTTGTCTATTCTTAATATCTGCTGTTTATGTTTTTTTAAAGGCGCTCACCTAAGCGATGATCCACACCATCACATCTCAATGTTGAACATCAAAATAAAACGGCTTGGAAAATAACTCATTAAAAGATATATCCTTGTCCTGAAATGACATACATACATTTTAA contains these protein-coding regions:
- a CDS encoding LLM class flavin-dependent oxidoreductase; translated protein: MGTLQETKFSVLELAPVRDDKTVEFSLKHALELAQHIEKLGYDRLWLAEHHNMDGIASSATAVLLGYLLANTSTLRVGSGGIMLPNHAPLVVAEQFGTLATLYPNRVELGLGRAPGTDQMTMRALRRGRQETEDQFPHDVLEILSYFDDAKPQQRITATPGQGTHVPVWLLGSSLFSAQLAAKLGLPYSFASHFAPRMLGQAIQLYRENFQPSEYLKQPYVSMGVPTVVAETDAEAEYLATSAYQRVLGLMRGHSLKLKPPVESMEGLWNAAEKMSVDNFYAMAQIGSKATVKAGLKSLLERYEVDEFIFTCDIYDTEKRIQNFDLLMQIKKEI
- the yiaA gene encoding inner membrane protein YiaA — encoded protein: MNHFINKPSSAFIAASWVALLIGASAYFIGLFNAQMLLNEKGYYLVIILYGLFSAVSLQKVVRDRLEGLAVTQIYYGLCWASSVICVVLLAIGLWNATLTLSEKGFYMMAFLLSLFGAVAVQKNIRDLEYYRKFNQPPELGNYNFKSLADDSNASDKEET